A genomic region of Pseudoxanthomonas suwonensis contains the following coding sequences:
- the atpB gene encoding F0F1 ATP synthase subunit A has translation MAAEAELTPTSYIQHHLQNLTVQVGEGGFWTLHVDTFVTAVAMGLLMVFMFWLATRKATAGVPGKWQAFVEICLEFVDRQARDTYHGTSKLVTPIAITLFFWILLMNLLKMIPADFFATVLGWFGIGYWKPVPTADVNATLGMSISVFFLMIFFALRAKGLGHFTLEFLTAPFGKWMMPFNLILNTVEWLSKPISLAMRLFGNMFGGEIVFLLIWVLGGAGIAGMFAGAAFGFGWMIFHLLVIPLQAFIFMMLSIVYLSLSEDSH, from the coding sequence ATGGCGGCTGAGGCGGAACTGACCCCTACCAGCTACATCCAGCACCACCTGCAGAACCTGACCGTTCAGGTGGGTGAGGGCGGCTTCTGGACCCTGCACGTGGACACCTTCGTGACCGCGGTGGCGATGGGTCTGCTGATGGTGTTCATGTTCTGGCTGGCCACGCGCAAGGCCACCGCCGGCGTGCCCGGCAAGTGGCAGGCCTTCGTCGAGATCTGCCTGGAGTTCGTCGACCGCCAGGCGCGCGACACCTACCACGGGACCAGCAAGCTGGTGACGCCGATCGCGATCACCCTGTTCTTCTGGATCCTGCTGATGAACCTGCTGAAGATGATCCCGGCGGACTTCTTCGCGACCGTGCTGGGCTGGTTCGGTATCGGCTACTGGAAGCCGGTGCCGACCGCCGACGTGAACGCCACGCTCGGCATGTCGATCAGCGTGTTCTTCCTGATGATCTTCTTCGCGCTGCGCGCCAAGGGCCTGGGCCACTTCACCCTGGAGTTCCTGACCGCGCCGTTCGGCAAGTGGATGATGCCGTTCAACCTCATCCTCAACACCGTCGAGTGGCTGAGCAAGCCGATCTCGCTGGCGATGCGACTGTTCGGCAACATGTTCGGCGGCGAGATCGTGTTCCTGCTGATCTGGGTGCTCGGCGGCGCCGGCATCGCCGGCATGTTCGCCGGCGCGGCCTTCGGCTTCGGCTGGATGATCTTCCACCTGCTGGTGATCCCGCTGCAGGCGTTCATTTTCATGATGCTGTCGATCGTGTACCTGAGCCTGTCCGAAGACAGCCACTGA
- the lpdA gene encoding dihydrolipoyl dehydrogenase yields the protein MANTIEVKVPDIGDYSDVPVIEVLVAPGDAVKKDQGLVTLESDKATLEVPSSADGVVKEVKVKVGDKLSEGHVVVVLEAAGAAAAPPPAEKPAAPASAPAAPAAAAPAATAAAAPAPASGGGAVEVKVPDIGDYSGVPVIEVLVNVGDAVKKDQGLVTLESDKATLEVPSTADGVVKELKVKLGDALSQGDVVAVLESAGAPAAAPGSKPPVAPSHRAPAEPPAPKPALGTGKPADIECRIVVIGSGPGGYTAAFRAADLGLDTVLVERYATLGGVCLNVGCIPSKALLHAAALIEEASHSDDIGISFGKPKIDLDKLRGFKQDKVVGQFTKGLAGMARQRKVRTVQGVAKFVSPNELEISGSDGKTQLLRFEQCIIAAGSQAVKLPNFPWDDPRVMDSTDALQLAEVPKSLLVVGGGIIGLEMATVYRALGAEVTVVEFMDQLMPGADKDLVKPLADRLKKQGVAVHLKTKAAKVEASKKGITVHFESATEGQKPELESGTWDRVLVAVGRAPNGGKLDADKAGVQVGERGFIPVDRQMRTNVGHIFAIGDLVGQPMLAHKATHEGKLAAEVAAGEKKEWVARVIPSVAYTDPEIAWVGVTETEAKAKGLKVGVGKFPWLASARAVGIGRGEGSTKLVFDEATHRIIGAGIVGVHAGDLISELALAIEMGAEAGDIGATIHPHPTLGETVAMAAEVYEGTITDLYLPKRK from the coding sequence ATGGCGAACACGATCGAGGTGAAGGTTCCGGACATCGGCGACTACAGCGACGTCCCGGTGATCGAGGTGCTGGTCGCCCCCGGCGACGCGGTGAAGAAGGACCAGGGGCTGGTCACCCTGGAATCGGACAAGGCCACGCTGGAAGTGCCGTCCTCGGCCGACGGCGTGGTCAAGGAAGTGAAGGTCAAGGTCGGCGACAAGCTGTCCGAGGGCCACGTGGTGGTGGTGCTGGAGGCCGCGGGTGCGGCCGCTGCGCCGCCGCCGGCGGAGAAGCCGGCCGCTCCGGCCAGTGCGCCCGCGGCGCCGGCCGCTGCCGCCCCTGCGGCGACGGCAGCCGCCGCTCCGGCACCTGCATCGGGCGGCGGCGCGGTCGAGGTCAAGGTTCCCGACATCGGCGACTACAGCGGCGTGCCGGTGATCGAAGTGCTGGTCAACGTCGGCGACGCGGTGAAGAAGGACCAGGGCCTGGTCACTCTGGAATCGGACAAGGCGACGCTGGAAGTGCCGTCCACCGCCGACGGCGTGGTCAAGGAGCTGAAGGTCAAGCTCGGCGACGCGCTGTCGCAGGGCGACGTGGTCGCGGTGCTGGAATCGGCCGGCGCGCCGGCTGCCGCGCCGGGCAGCAAGCCGCCGGTGGCGCCCTCGCACCGCGCCCCGGCCGAGCCGCCGGCGCCCAAGCCCGCGCTGGGCACCGGCAAGCCGGCCGACATCGAATGCCGCATCGTGGTGATCGGCTCCGGTCCCGGCGGCTACACCGCCGCGTTCCGCGCCGCCGACCTGGGCCTGGATACGGTGCTGGTCGAGCGCTACGCCACCCTCGGCGGGGTCTGCCTCAACGTCGGCTGCATCCCGTCCAAGGCGCTGCTGCATGCCGCCGCGCTGATCGAGGAGGCATCGCACTCCGACGACATCGGGATCAGCTTCGGCAAGCCGAAGATCGACCTCGACAAGCTCCGTGGCTTCAAGCAGGACAAGGTGGTCGGCCAGTTCACCAAGGGCCTGGCCGGCATGGCCAGGCAGCGCAAGGTGCGCACGGTGCAGGGCGTGGCGAAGTTCGTCTCGCCCAACGAACTGGAGATCAGTGGCAGCGATGGCAAGACCCAGCTGCTGCGCTTCGAGCAGTGCATCATCGCCGCCGGCTCGCAGGCGGTGAAGCTGCCGAACTTCCCGTGGGACGATCCGCGGGTCATGGATTCCACCGATGCGCTGCAGCTGGCCGAGGTGCCGAAGTCGCTGCTGGTCGTCGGCGGCGGCATCATCGGCCTGGAGATGGCCACCGTGTACCGCGCGCTGGGCGCGGAGGTCACCGTGGTCGAGTTCATGGACCAGCTGATGCCGGGCGCCGACAAGGACCTGGTCAAGCCGCTGGCCGACCGCCTGAAGAAGCAGGGCGTGGCCGTGCACCTGAAGACCAAGGCGGCCAAGGTGGAGGCATCGAAGAAGGGCATCACCGTGCACTTCGAGAGTGCGACCGAAGGCCAGAAGCCGGAGCTGGAATCGGGCACGTGGGACCGCGTGCTGGTCGCGGTGGGCCGCGCCCCCAACGGCGGCAAGCTGGACGCGGACAAGGCCGGCGTGCAGGTCGGCGAGCGCGGCTTCATCCCGGTCGACCGGCAGATGCGCACGAATGTCGGGCACATCTTCGCCATCGGCGACCTGGTCGGCCAGCCGATGCTGGCGCACAAGGCCACGCACGAAGGCAAGCTGGCCGCCGAAGTGGCCGCCGGCGAGAAGAAGGAGTGGGTGGCGCGGGTGATCCCGTCGGTGGCCTACACCGATCCGGAGATCGCCTGGGTCGGCGTGACCGAGACCGAGGCCAAGGCCAAGGGGCTGAAGGTCGGCGTGGGCAAGTTCCCGTGGCTCGCTTCGGCGCGTGCGGTGGGCATCGGCCGCGGCGAGGGCTCCACCAAGCTGGTCTTCGACGAGGCCACCCACCGCATCATCGGCGCGGGCATCGTCGGCGTGCACGCCGGCGACCTGATCTCCGAGCTGGCGCTGGCGATCGAGATGGGCGCCGAGGCCGGCGACATCGGCGCGACCATCCACCCGCACCCGACCCTGGGCGAGACGGTGGCGATGGCCGCCGAGGTGTACGAGGGCACGATCACCGATCTGTATTTGCCGAAGCGCAAATAG
- the aceF gene encoding dihydrolipoyllysine-residue acetyltransferase, with translation MAEIKEARVPDIGDYSDVPVIEVLVAVGDTVTKDQGLVTLESDKATLEVPSPFAGVVKELKVKLGDSLSEGSVVALIEAADGASAPAAQPAAPAKADVPAASAKADAAPAPVKTAETGARVEPVAPSAAPDKLAQREIAQENAAPAPARPGTDPEASPPRTPPVEFGAASVLPDQVPYATPAVRVFARELGVDLFQVKGSERGGRISREDVQRYVKAALAGGAPAAAAAAPVAGGGGLNLLPWPKVDFAKFGEVETQPLSRIKKISGANLARNWAMIPHVTQFDQADITDLEELRVQLNKEQEKAKSGVKLTMLAFLLKASAAALKQFPDFNASLDATGENLTLKKYFHIGFAADTPNGLVVPVIRDVDRKGVLQIAQEMGELAKKARDGKLGPADMSGGCFSISSLGGIGGTAFTPIINAPEVAILGVSKSSTQPVWDGKQFVPRLTLPLSLSYDHRVIDGAAAARFTSYLAQVLADMRRVLL, from the coding sequence ATGGCCGAAATCAAGGAAGCGCGCGTCCCCGACATCGGGGATTACAGCGACGTCCCCGTCATCGAAGTCCTCGTCGCCGTCGGCGACACCGTGACCAAGGACCAGGGGCTGGTCACGCTGGAATCGGACAAGGCCACGCTCGAAGTGCCCTCGCCGTTCGCCGGCGTGGTCAAGGAACTGAAGGTCAAGCTCGGCGACAGCCTGTCCGAGGGCAGCGTGGTGGCGCTGATCGAGGCCGCCGACGGCGCCTCCGCCCCGGCCGCACAGCCGGCGGCCCCGGCCAAGGCCGACGTGCCCGCCGCATCGGCCAAGGCCGACGCCGCGCCCGCCCCGGTGAAGACCGCCGAGACCGGCGCCCGGGTCGAGCCGGTGGCGCCTTCGGCCGCGCCCGACAAGCTGGCCCAGCGCGAGATCGCCCAGGAGAACGCGGCGCCCGCGCCGGCCCGCCCGGGCACCGATCCGGAGGCCTCGCCGCCGCGCACCCCGCCGGTGGAGTTCGGCGCGGCCAGCGTGCTGCCCGACCAGGTCCCGTACGCGACCCCGGCCGTGCGCGTGTTCGCCCGCGAGCTGGGCGTGGACCTGTTCCAGGTCAAGGGCAGCGAGCGCGGCGGGCGCATCTCCAGGGAGGACGTGCAGCGCTACGTCAAGGCCGCGCTGGCCGGCGGCGCGCCGGCCGCGGCGGCGGCCGCCCCGGTTGCCGGTGGCGGCGGCCTGAACCTGCTGCCGTGGCCGAAGGTGGACTTCGCCAAGTTCGGCGAGGTCGAGACCCAGCCGCTGTCGCGGATCAAGAAGATCTCCGGCGCCAACCTCGCCCGCAACTGGGCGATGATCCCGCACGTCACCCAGTTCGACCAGGCCGACATCACCGACCTGGAAGAGCTGCGCGTGCAGCTCAACAAGGAGCAGGAGAAGGCCAAGTCCGGCGTCAAGCTGACCATGCTCGCGTTCCTGCTCAAGGCCAGCGCCGCGGCGCTGAAGCAGTTCCCCGACTTCAACGCCTCGCTCGATGCGACCGGCGAGAACCTCACGCTGAAGAAGTACTTCCACATCGGCTTCGCCGCCGACACGCCCAACGGGCTGGTGGTGCCGGTGATCCGCGACGTCGACAGGAAGGGCGTACTGCAGATCGCCCAGGAGATGGGCGAGCTGGCGAAGAAGGCGCGCGACGGCAAGCTCGGCCCGGCCGACATGAGCGGCGGCTGCTTCTCGATCAGCTCGCTGGGCGGCATCGGTGGCACCGCGTTCACGCCGATCATCAATGCGCCGGAAGTGGCGATCCTGGGCGTGTCCAAGTCCTCGACCCAGCCGGTGTGGGACGGCAAGCAGTTCGTGCCGCGCCTGACCCTGCCGCTGTCGCTGAGCTACGACCACCGCGTGATCGACGGCGCAGCCGCCGCGCGCTTCACCAGCTACCTGGCACAGGTCCTCGCGGACATGCGCCGCGTGCTGCTGTAA
- a CDS encoding OmpW/AlkL family protein: MRSIRILSLALIPALASAPAFAQDTYDTGTASGKRFAVVGGIALIEPSDPGDGLRIDGGPAPTLSASWYATDNFAVELWGAADKFNHRVRQDGVGKLGTVEQQPIALSGQWHFGQADNVFRPFVGVGYYESNFSNEDIAGGGDHVGLETAKGAIGTVGMDFNINPTWFARTDVRYMHARPEVRVAGEGTGEDLKLDPWTVGVGIGARF; the protein is encoded by the coding sequence ATGCGGTCCATTCGAATCCTGAGCCTGGCCCTGATCCCCGCGCTGGCGAGCGCGCCGGCATTCGCCCAGGACACCTACGACACCGGCACCGCGTCCGGCAAGCGCTTCGCCGTGGTCGGCGGCATCGCCCTCATCGAACCGTCCGATCCCGGCGACGGCCTGCGCATCGACGGCGGCCCGGCGCCGACCCTGAGCGCCAGCTGGTACGCCACCGACAACTTCGCCGTGGAGTTGTGGGGTGCGGCCGACAAGTTCAACCACCGCGTGCGCCAGGACGGCGTCGGCAAGCTCGGCACCGTCGAGCAGCAGCCGATCGCGCTGAGCGGCCAGTGGCACTTCGGCCAGGCCGACAACGTGTTCCGCCCGTTCGTGGGCGTGGGCTACTACGAGTCCAACTTCAGCAACGAGGACATCGCCGGCGGCGGCGACCACGTCGGCCTGGAGACCGCCAAGGGCGCGATCGGCACGGTCGGCATGGACTTCAACATCAACCCGACCTGGTTCGCACGCACCGACGTGCGCTACATGCACGCGCGCCCGGAGGTCCGCGTGGCCGGCGAGGGCACCGGTGAGGACCTGAAGCTGGACCCGTGGACGGTCGGCGTGGGCATCGGCGCGCGCTTCTGA
- a CDS encoding YiiX/YebB-like N1pC/P60 family cysteine hydrolase, with protein MALGFIGKRMARFLAQPRERYQRGPSSRLELLAATLRRGDVLLVDGTSRFASAIKYLTQSTWSHAALCLGVPEGAAEPWFVDVDINDGVRTVPLAEFAGLHARICRPVGLSAGETDAVVEHMVSRVGHNYDLKNIVDLARYLVRQPPVPDPLKRRMIALGSGEPTRAICSTLLAEAFGVVRYPILPEIELQDATTAGGRQAAAEILHIRHHSLYTPRDFDVSPFFQVVKPRLEAGFDFRRLVWSDAQAGQGGTPL; from the coding sequence ATGGCGTTGGGATTCATCGGAAAGCGGATGGCGCGCTTCCTCGCGCAGCCGCGCGAGCGTTACCAGCGCGGCCCGAGCAGCCGCCTGGAACTGCTGGCGGCCACGCTGCGGCGCGGCGACGTGCTGCTGGTCGACGGCACCAGCCGCTTCGCCAGCGCGATCAAGTACCTGACCCAGTCGACCTGGTCGCATGCGGCGCTGTGCCTGGGCGTGCCCGAGGGCGCCGCCGAGCCGTGGTTTGTCGACGTGGACATCAACGATGGCGTGCGCACCGTGCCGCTGGCCGAGTTCGCCGGGTTGCACGCGCGGATCTGCCGGCCGGTGGGGCTCAGCGCCGGCGAGACCGATGCGGTGGTCGAGCACATGGTCTCGCGGGTGGGCCACAACTACGACCTGAAGAACATCGTCGACCTGGCCCGCTACCTGGTGCGGCAGCCGCCGGTGCCCGATCCGCTCAAGCGGCGGATGATCGCCCTGGGCAGCGGCGAGCCGACCCGCGCGATCTGCTCGACCCTGCTGGCCGAGGCGTTCGGCGTGGTGCGCTATCCGATCCTGCCGGAGATCGAGCTGCAGGACGCCACCACCGCCGGCGGGCGCCAGGCGGCGGCCGAGATCCTGCACATCCGCCACCACAGCCTGTACACGCCGCGGGATTTCGACGTCTCGCCGTTCTTCCAGGTGGTCAAGCCGCGGCTGGAGGCCGGCTTCGACTTCCGCCGGCTGGTCTGGAGCGATGCGCAGGCCGGGCAGGGCGGCACGCCCTTGTAG
- a CDS encoding DMT family transporter — MSPPLRSPLAAAGWMLAAVASFSVMDAGMKLLAAHYPPLQVTMLRGAASLPFVLAWVLATAGPRSIVPVRWGLHLLRGVLGMAMIGCFVFALKRMPLSTAYSIYFVAPLLVAALSVPLLGEKVGPRRWTAIGIGLAGVIVVLRPGVDGIVSFPGLMVLLAATAYAIAAVTVSLLTRTDTPQSMVVWFLVIMATGAGLAAIPGWVPLQWGHAALILGMGLAGALGQVALTSAFMRGDASLIAPLEYTGLVWVIAWDWLLWRTLPDATTWIGAAIIVASGLYLLRRERKIGAERAPPIDQP, encoded by the coding sequence ATGTCACCGCCCTTACGTTCGCCGCTGGCCGCCGCCGGGTGGATGCTCGCCGCCGTCGCCAGCTTCTCCGTGATGGACGCGGGCATGAAGCTGCTCGCCGCGCACTACCCACCGCTGCAGGTGACCATGCTGCGCGGCGCCGCCTCGTTGCCGTTCGTGCTGGCCTGGGTGCTGGCCACCGCCGGGCCGCGCTCGATCGTGCCGGTGCGCTGGGGCCTGCACCTGCTGCGCGGCGTGCTGGGCATGGCGATGATCGGCTGCTTCGTGTTCGCGCTGAAGCGGATGCCGCTGTCCACCGCCTACTCGATCTACTTCGTCGCGCCACTGCTGGTGGCGGCGCTGTCGGTGCCACTGCTGGGGGAGAAGGTGGGGCCGCGGCGCTGGACTGCGATCGGCATCGGTCTGGCCGGGGTGATCGTGGTGCTGCGGCCGGGCGTGGACGGGATCGTGTCGTTCCCCGGGCTGATGGTGCTGCTGGCGGCCACCGCCTATGCGATCGCCGCGGTGACGGTGAGCCTGCTGACCCGCACCGACACGCCGCAGTCGATGGTGGTCTGGTTCCTGGTGATCATGGCTACCGGCGCGGGCCTGGCGGCGATTCCCGGCTGGGTGCCGCTGCAGTGGGGGCACGCGGCACTGATCCTGGGCATGGGCCTGGCCGGCGCGCTGGGGCAGGTCGCGCTGACCAGCGCCTTCATGCGCGGCGACGCCTCGCTGATCGCGCCGCTCGAGTACACCGGGCTGGTGTGGGTGATCGCCTGGGACTGGCTGCTGTGGCGCACCCTGCCCGATGCGACCACCTGGATCGGCGCGGCGATCATCGTCGCCAGCGGCCTGTACCTGCTGCGCCGCGAGCGCAAGATCGGCGCGGAACGCGCGCCGCCGATCGACCAGCCCTGA
- a CDS encoding Ig-like domain-containing protein: protein MIRKALSVAISISLILPLAANAQAPSPQEAYDGRVLPLAYGGSHGRIGIAIDQDGDVQGEARGVLGFDGKRASVVEGWLGAGGAGGLAFGFHWLQGERVPEASVVKLLLAADQNRSSDRKATLGVGVERRGGEFNLNYSRALTGRRLAGSSLDSDSVVVEGILDGRPYRRLVTTDVLTELFERPYEQGLGVRFGRYYEASLLRLRGGLDYERGGAMLAGDRAGQFTASAGIEKHFAGTRHSVALDVAHARKYGPFENDRDDTRAMVRWRFEFGRMFRVAAAPADDIWLDRALRNLPAHKRAVDTYRVERTTQTVTEGPIEYLNGSPVAMDDEVATPLNTPIVIDVLANDSDPNGDVLSVSVNYDTGYGTLVQQQPKGGVFTYTPDPGYEGVDFFIYTVTDGKGGSATASVKINVSAAP from the coding sequence ATGATCCGCAAAGCGTTGTCCGTCGCCATTTCCATTTCACTGATCCTGCCGCTGGCTGCGAACGCGCAGGCGCCTTCGCCGCAGGAGGCGTACGACGGGCGCGTGCTTCCGCTGGCCTATGGCGGCAGCCATGGACGCATCGGCATCGCCATCGACCAGGATGGCGACGTGCAGGGCGAAGCACGCGGCGTGCTCGGATTCGATGGCAAGCGGGCATCGGTGGTCGAAGGCTGGCTGGGCGCGGGCGGCGCGGGCGGTCTGGCGTTCGGCTTCCACTGGCTGCAGGGCGAGCGCGTACCGGAGGCCAGCGTGGTCAAGCTGCTGCTGGCCGCGGACCAGAATCGTTCCAGCGACCGCAAGGCGACGCTGGGCGTCGGCGTCGAGCGCCGCGGGGGCGAGTTCAACCTGAACTACTCGCGTGCGCTCACCGGCAGGCGACTGGCCGGCAGCAGCCTGGACAGCGACAGCGTGGTGGTGGAGGGCATCCTCGACGGCCGCCCCTATCGGCGGCTCGTGACCACCGACGTGCTGACCGAGCTGTTCGAACGCCCCTACGAGCAGGGCCTCGGGGTGCGCTTCGGGCGGTACTACGAAGCCAGCCTGCTGCGGCTGCGCGGCGGGCTGGACTACGAGCGCGGCGGCGCGATGCTGGCCGGTGACCGGGCCGGCCAGTTCACGGCATCGGCAGGCATCGAGAAGCACTTCGCGGGAACCAGGCACAGCGTGGCGCTGGACGTGGCGCACGCGCGCAAGTATGGCCCGTTCGAGAACGATCGCGACGATACGCGCGCCATGGTGCGCTGGCGATTCGAGTTCGGCAGGATGTTCCGTGTGGCAGCCGCGCCGGCGGACGACATCTGGCTCGACCGCGCCTTGCGCAACCTGCCTGCGCACAAACGCGCCGTGGACACCTACCGCGTGGAGCGGACCACGCAGACCGTCACCGAGGGCCCGATCGAGTACCTCAACGGGTCGCCGGTGGCGATGGACGACGAGGTTGCCACGCCGCTGAACACTCCGATCGTCATCGACGTGCTGGCCAACGACAGCGATCCGAACGGCGACGTGCTTTCCGTCTCCGTCAACTACGACACCGGATACGGCACGCTGGTCCAGCAGCAGCCCAAAGGCGGCGTGTTCACGTACACGCCGGATCCCGGCTACGAAGGCGTCGATTTCTTCATCTACACCGTCACCGACGGCAAGGGCGGCTCCGCGACCGCCTCGGTGAAGATCAACGTTTCGGCCGCGCCGTGA
- a CDS encoding class I SAM-dependent methyltransferase yields the protein MDARLQRRVQRYGWDLAAHLYDPLWRAQLSAAHECLLDLAMPLDGEIALDVACGTGLVAFRVATIVGDEGQVIGIDISERMIETAQQRASDRKRDNVRFLRMDAEQLAWPDACFDLVVCAFGLMYMPNPEQALREIHRVLRPGGRVAFAVWGEHSRCGWSALFPIIDAEVASEVCPLFFRLGENDTLPGLCASVGFTGLGQQRLDTVLEYANAEQACDAAFMGGPVAMAWCRFSAATRNRVRAVYLRTIEQWRVGDGYRIPCEFVVVAASRPADEPVATAPERARLLRFLARRVAGPW from the coding sequence ATGGACGCGAGACTGCAACGGCGTGTCCAGCGCTACGGCTGGGACCTGGCCGCCCACCTGTACGACCCGCTGTGGCGGGCCCAGCTTTCGGCGGCGCACGAGTGCCTGCTGGACCTGGCAATGCCACTCGACGGGGAGATCGCGCTGGATGTGGCCTGCGGCACCGGGCTGGTCGCCTTCAGGGTGGCCACGATCGTCGGCGATGAAGGCCAGGTGATCGGCATCGACATCTCCGAGCGGATGATCGAGACCGCACAGCAGCGTGCCAGCGACCGGAAGCGGGACAACGTCAGGTTCCTGCGCATGGACGCCGAGCAGCTCGCCTGGCCCGACGCCTGCTTCGACCTGGTGGTCTGCGCCTTCGGTCTGATGTACATGCCGAATCCCGAACAGGCCCTGCGCGAGATCCACCGCGTGCTGCGGCCCGGCGGCCGCGTGGCCTTCGCCGTCTGGGGCGAGCACTCGCGCTGCGGCTGGTCCGCGCTGTTCCCGATCATCGACGCCGAAGTCGCCAGCGAGGTCTGCCCGCTGTTCTTCCGGCTGGGCGAGAACGACACGCTGCCCGGGCTCTGTGCGTCGGTGGGTTTCACCGGCCTGGGCCAGCAGCGCCTGGACACCGTCCTGGAGTACGCGAACGCCGAGCAGGCATGCGATGCCGCCTTCATGGGCGGACCGGTCGCCATGGCCTGGTGCCGGTTCAGCGCCGCCACCCGCAACAGGGTCCGCGCGGTCTACCTCCGCACCATCGAGCAATGGCGCGTCGGTGACGGCTACCGGATTCCCTGCGAATTCGTCGTCGTGGCCGCCTCCAGGCCGGCGGACGAACCCGTCGCGACCGCACCCGAGCGCGCACGGCTCCTGCGATTCCTTGCCCGGCGAGTGGCCGGGCCGTGGTAG
- a CDS encoding class I SAM-dependent methyltransferase: protein MNLISQAAPPAPIDLVSLKRRQQAAWSSGNYAVVGTTLQIVGETLAETCRLRWGEKVLDVAAGNGNATLAAARRGCEVTSTDYVPELLELGRRRAEAELLSVDFQVADAEALPFEDASFDTVLSTFGVMFAPDHPRAAAEMLRVCRPGGCIALANWTPSSLIGELFRSLGRHLPPPAGSQSPLLWGTQDHIQALFGNQASDISFMPRTFHFRYSSAEHFVRVFRTWYGPVKKAFEALSAKQATLLEEDLVYMLNMMSCGIEYGARNESLVAPSDYLDIVITRK from the coding sequence ATGAACCTCATTTCCCAAGCGGCGCCACCGGCGCCCATCGATCTGGTCTCCCTCAAGCGGCGTCAGCAGGCCGCCTGGTCGAGTGGCAACTACGCTGTCGTCGGCACCACCTTGCAGATCGTCGGCGAAACGCTGGCCGAGACCTGTCGCCTGCGCTGGGGCGAGAAAGTGCTCGACGTGGCCGCCGGCAACGGCAACGCCACCCTCGCCGCGGCGCGGCGCGGATGCGAGGTCACCTCGACCGACTACGTTCCCGAGCTTCTGGAACTGGGAAGAAGGCGGGCCGAGGCGGAATTGTTGAGCGTTGATTTCCAGGTGGCCGACGCCGAGGCGCTGCCGTTCGAGGACGCGAGTTTCGACACGGTCCTGTCCACGTTCGGTGTCATGTTCGCCCCCGACCACCCGCGCGCCGCCGCCGAGATGTTGCGGGTCTGCCGCCCCGGCGGGTGCATCGCCCTGGCCAACTGGACGCCATCCAGCCTGATCGGCGAGTTGTTCAGGTCCCTCGGCAGGCATCTGCCACCGCCCGCCGGAAGTCAGTCTCCCTTGCTATGGGGAACGCAGGACCACATCCAGGCGCTGTTCGGCAATCAGGCGTCCGACATTTCGTTCATGCCGAGAACCTTCCATTTCCGCTACAGCTCGGCTGAGCACTTCGTCAGGGTCTTCCGTACCTGGTACGGCCCGGTGAAGAAGGCGTTCGAGGCACTCTCCGCGAAGCAGGCGACGCTGCTGGAAGAGGACCTGGTCTACATGCTCAACATGATGAGCTGTGGCATCGAATACGGCGCGCGCAATGAAAGCCTTGTCGCTCCGAGCGACTACCTGGACATCGTGATCACCCGAAAGTAG
- a CDS encoding FMN-binding negative transcriptional regulator has protein sequence MIWYAMPADPVDPSRETCTASGAVGPPPEICQFIRKSMLIVRSRDRPVGLARRRVHNPAPWTEIMRQASFPKFHKHSSNLLLHQSTGRDRMYPDKKFIVEELDEIRAFVEKHPFATLVATDSSGEYVATHVPLLVEQWGEKIIFRGHMMRETDHWEALKHRPHVFVSFLGPDAPVLGSWQLTPRFGGTWNYQAVHVRGIAQSRDCDVLVKHLEELKNRFETSPDHKFSSLPSEYIDALLPLIECFDIVVSDLKCIFKLSQNRKIEEFDRTAGNLRLMGGKSALVAEEMLIRRAEFYPCRDT, from the coding sequence ATGATCTGGTACGCAATGCCCGCCGATCCTGTCGATCCGTCTCGCGAAACTTGCACCGCGTCCGGCGCTGTCGGACCGCCCCCCGAAATATGCCAATTCATCCGGAAATCCATGCTCATCGTCCGGAGCCGCGACCGACCCGTTGGACTGGCGCGTCGGCGCGTACACAATCCTGCCCCGTGGACGGAGATCATGCGTCAGGCCTCATTCCCCAAGTTTCATAAGCATTCGTCCAACTTGCTCCTGCATCAAAGCACAGGTAGAGATCGCATGTACCCAGACAAAAAGTTCATCGTGGAAGAGCTCGATGAAATTCGGGCTTTTGTGGAAAAGCATCCGTTCGCGACACTTGTCGCCACGGATTCGAGTGGTGAATATGTGGCGACCCACGTGCCGCTGCTTGTCGAACAGTGGGGTGAGAAAATTATCTTTCGAGGGCACATGATGCGGGAAACGGATCATTGGGAGGCGCTGAAGCACCGCCCCCATGTCTTCGTTTCCTTTCTTGGGCCGGATGCACCCGTCCTTGGCAGCTGGCAGCTAACGCCTCGGTTTGGAGGCACCTGGAATTACCAGGCAGTTCATGTCCGGGGCATTGCACAGAGTCGAGATTGCGATGTGCTGGTGAAACATCTTGAAGAACTGAAAAACCGTTTTGAAACCAGTCCGGACCACAAGTTTTCCAGCCTTCCATCTGAATACATCGACGCGCTACTACCTCTGATCGAGTGTTTTGACATTGTTGTTTCCGATTTGAAATGCATTTTCAAGCTCAGTCAAAATCGGAAGATTGAGGAGTTCGATCGTACCGCGGGAAATCTACGCCTGATGGGCGGAAAATCGGCACTTGTTGCGGAAGAAATGCTGATACGCCGGGCGGAATTCTACCCATGCCGCGACACCTGA